ATTAGTGGTTGGGTTAGGTGGAGTCGATCGGGGCTGGTGGTGGTCGTAGGTAGTAGTTAAACGGTGTTTGTTGATGTCGGGTTTTGATAAATTGGTAAAGGTTGGGGTGGTCGTTTCTAAGGCTCGTATTTTGGGCCGAGTGTGGTGGTTTTGTGGGTGTTGGTCAGTCGTGGTGAGTTGGTGGTCACGATGGGGCTGTGATGGTGGTGTTGCCGTGGGTATGTCGGGTTGTTTTTGGAGGTGTATGTGTGGGTGTTTGTGGTAAGTTTTACACGGGTTAAAGGGGGTTATACATGGGTTTTGGGTTTTGTCTTATGGGTTTGGCTTTTATTTACTTGAGTCGAGTTTTCAAGTtgggtttgactcgggtttgtatttgagtcgggttttaatatcgtggacctttaataattataataaataattaatttgaataattaatataataaaaggaATAAGCAAATAcaaataattgaattataatattttgttagcTGACgcttgtgaagaaattataatcaggtcagattgctttaattatttggattgcttaggctgcttaattggaatcacttgccatgtagggataaatcctactcaactcttattCGATAATGTTTGGTATAATGGATGGTTTATGTTAATGTGGAACTGATCATATGTGAATTGTATTGGTTGAaattatcgtaattgttggatgGGAGAATTATATTGCACATGTTGATTGATAATATCATAATTGTTGGAAGGGTGAAATATAATgatttgtgttggttgatattaataataatgatgagGTGATTTGGATTGTGATCATGGGTTGTGAATGTGATTATTGTGAAAACCTGTGCGACAGTCAgtttgtacgttgttgagggagtttgtacattggggtgatggtaatatgtacattgtgagggaggggtactattacatattggcggtacgttgttaagggaggggtaccaaagtattGTGAGcagttgttaagggaggtgtgctaagtcaaggaaaggagcacgttgtcagggggttgtgcaatgtaaaaaggaaattggattgctATCGTATATTCTTGTTGTTAGTGTGTATTCCTACTTATCCTCgcggttgaccgtgtattcgtgaacacctgtgatgaaccataatggggagcagatttgacaggtactaaagattagttgacttgggagcttatgggaatgcgtgaggaattggccagtctacctagaagtctagctcacatagattatttaatcacttatttatttccgctgcgagttgtaattattttatattaagttttagttggttaagttgtaataaacatgtaatcattaagttttaatttaaagtactttggtgagttggactttgttattcactacctcgggaaaccgagatggtaacgctctcatttacttgggaatgtctagccaaaggctcctaaataaatgggggtgttatatatcgtcgtgttctttacgccgttgagttcgtcgtgtcaagggtaagatccttgtatagtttttatattgtttcgttgattttgtttaaaaccctaattgggtagatttggggttttgggagtataatgttgattagatggtaattatatgaatatgtgattataggagaaGGTTTCGTAGAGAATCAATATTGATTAGTTGCTTGTGACGTTCTcgtgattgcttattccaggtagggtttccctacttggttattgattacatagttgttGGTTAATGTCGTTGAttcatatcgtattggaatttggtaattggtaattattattgtataatgtggttggttgtataattgtctgtggttctcgaggtgcgtcctcggctgagtggagtcacttgcgggagtagcttcacgccattgattcgccctctgtggagcccgtcacagaagggatgtgcacactaaagaacatgggttatcgctcggatgagatgagcggggcttaggtgggaacgactgcgatcccccactggcagtgtgaaatacttgttgcgatgagtattctagCAGGACTATAGACTTTAGtctgtagtcaggtgtgtggagttttgatggagattGGGTGATTTGTGTATTGTAtctgttgtattgtttttgtgtaatcagtaactgactccGTTTAagtgttttgaaaactgtggtgatgcattcggggatggtgagcagttattgagcaggtatgaagatggatgcgcatgggatagctgggtttaGTCACCACGAGAAGTCTAGAAGTCTTCTACTGTGTCttgaacatttatttactttagttggtttggctttttggaacagttgtattttcatttgacagttttggtgTGGACATGTATtgctttaaatttatttaataaagtacgtttctttattgtttatttgatatacattgcctcgggtaaccgagatggtagcatctccgtgtattaggtggtcctggtaaggcacttggtgtataggggtgttacactaattacccatattacacatactaattactaactaattaaccATAACAAACCCCTCAAAAGTTAGGGTTAAAATAAGACAAAAGAGATAGGTGGGATTTCGACTTAAAAAGGTATATCGGGGATTTGGTGGAGGTTGCATTTTCAAATCCAAGCTTGAAGGTCATGGGAGAGCCTTAGGGAATATTCTAGAGAGAGGAGGGAGTGTTTGGCGTGACGAAGAAGAAGATAGGAAAAGATTTTGATTATGGATAAGAAAGGAATCCGAAATAAGTCTTATCGGGGACTGACGTGTCGCACTCGGTTGAGTAGCGAGTTCACTCGGTCCCAATAATAGATTGAGCAccgagcttactcgaccgagtgacctctactcggtcgagtactagtcGTACGCGTCCGAGTGCAAGCCATATGATCCGCTAGAATCCTTACTTGGTCCAGTCTAGGTCTTACTTGGTCTAGTGTACAGTCATCCTCTACTTTTCGAGTAGATAAGGGCCCTCTCACGCATATCAAGGGTCCTTTGTGGGTCCCAAAATATCCGCGTATTACAATTTGCGGGTTTTGAGGGACTAGTGTATAATTGAGCAATATATATTTTAGTATGTTCATATAGGTGCCGTATTTGTGAGGAACCGATTTGATTGATTGGTTCTTGTTGTGAAGCACTCTTGATTGTTGCTAACTTTGAAGAATTGCTAAAAGGTAACGACTTTCTCTACTCAATCCTTGGGATTGTGTGTTTATGtgttaattatggttgttattatAACTGTGACAATGATTCTTGATATTATCATGATGGTTATTGCTGTTACATGGATGAGATATTGTTATGAGATTAAATTGGCATTGAACTTTGTTGTTGAGGGACCGGTACGGGTAACCGGGTTCCTTAGGCGACGTCGTACGCGGAAGGCCACCCGTTGAGTCTCCCCTTGTGGACCCGTCACAAGGGGATATGCACGTTTATGATCCGGGGAGTGTATATGGTCGAGCACGTTCGCCGTGTGATTTGAGTACCACTTGTTGCCGTGTGATTTATAGCACGCTTGTTAGAGCCGCCTTGTGATTTGTAGCAAGCGCCCGAGTCCATGTTTCCTTGTCAATCATATGTGATGAGTATTGTCTTGTTGGTCTTCTATGTTGGTTGTAACTTGAGATTTTGGGAGTTGGCTATGTTGAGATCGTTGGACATTGTATATTGTTCATTGTCAGACTTTAGACTTTTGAGATTTACCTGTGTATGGAATTTCTTTACTTAACCATGTGGTGACTTGTTTGTTTCATGTGTCTTAAACTCTTTCAAAACTATGTTATGTTTCCTTAAAAAAAAACTATGTTATGTTCATATCCATAATTTTCAAATAGTAAGTGTAAATTATGTAATTCCCTGAAATCGGGATTCCTTTCATTATGCAATATATATAGGATACAAGGTGCTAGTCTATTGCCTAAATACAAGGAGATAATCTCTCTAACTATATAAATAATATACCTTAAGATATATACAATAACTAAAAGATATACATAAATATTTACTAATACTCCCCCGTAGTCTAAGCGGGAGAAGGACGAACGTTAAGGCTAGAGCGGAACCTTGTAAAGAGATGCTTGGGAAGACCTTTGGTGAAAATGTCGGCATATTGGTATTCGGCCGGAACATGGAGAACATGGACTTTCCCAAGACGTACCTGATCGCGAACAAAGTGGATGTCAATTTCAATATGCTTGGTTCGCTGATGCTGAACAGGGTTGCCTGACATGTATACAGCGGAGACATTATCACAATAAATTAGGCTAGCTTTCGAAATGGGAGCATGAAGTTCTAGAAGCAAATTCCGTAGCCAACTAGTTTCGGCAACCGCATTAGCAACACCCCTGTATTCGGCTTCGGCGCTGGATTTAGATACGGTAGCTTGACGCTTGGTGGACCAAGAGACCAAGTTATCTCCAAGAAATACACAGTAGCCGGAAGTAGACCTTCGTGAGTCGGGACACCCACCCCAATCAGCGTCTGAGTATGCAGTGAGTTTATGGGTGGCTGACTTTGTAAGAGTAAGACCATAGTCAAGTGTCCCTTTAACATAACGTAGTATGCGTTTAAGAAACTGAAAATGAGGCTCGCGAGGGGCGTGCATAAATAAACACACCTGTTGGACCACATAGGTGATGTCGGGTCGAGTTATCGTAAGATATTGCAAAGCCCCGGCTAGGCTCCGATAGAGCGTGGAATCAGCTAGCAAGGGACCCGCTGTTGAGCTCAACTTCGACGCGGCTTCAACTGGTGTCGACACGGGGTTACAGGAAGACAATGAAGCACGGCTTAAGATATCATGGGCATACTGATTTTGAGAGAGAAACAGCCCATTGCGACTGGGTGTTACCTGTATATCGAGGAAGTGGTGCAATCTCCCAAGGTCTGACATTGCAAATTCCTTCGATAAATCATCAATAATGCATCGAACTAAGGAATTGCTAGAGGCAATAAgaataatatcatcaacatataagagcATGTACGCCATGTCAGTGCCGTGTTTATAAATGAACAGTGATGGATCACATACACTGCTACAAAATCCCTTTGATATAATGAAGTTGGCGAACCGTTGATACCAAGCCCGAGgggcttgcttaagaccataaagaGACTTACGGAGCCAACACACATGAGTGAGGAATTTGGGATTAATAAAACCAGGGGGATGATGCATAAATACCGTCTCATTTAGATCCCCATGTAAAAAAGCGTTCTTCACATCTAATTGGTGAATGGTCCAAGACCGAGTTACAGCAAGACTAAGTACGGTACGAATCATAGTTGGTTTGACCACCGAGCTAAACGTTTCATTACAATCAATCCCGACTTGTTGGCATTTGCCATTGACTACTAGGCATGCTTTGTAGCGTTGAAGTGTGCCATCGGACTTAAATTTGTGACGATATAGCCACATACAGCGAATAACAGGGGCACTAGCGGGACGAGGTACAAGTTCCCAAGTATGATTATCAATTAGAGCACGATACTCGTCAGTCATGGCGGCATTCCAGTGTGGGTCCTGGAGGGCAGCGTGGGGGTTTTTGGGAAGAGGGGAGATGGGAGATGGGAGATGGGTGTGTCGTGGGTTGCAGCTAGGACACGAGGTTTAAATATCCCGTTCATAGCTCGACTGGTCATACGATGGTCCCTAAATGAGGATGGAGGTGGGTCAGGCGAATGGTGATGTGGGCTGGGACCAGAGCGTGAGGGAGGTGGGGATGGTGGGGACTGGTTATTGGGAGGCATAGGTGGCGAGTTAGGGGTTGTGTAAAGGGGTTGGATAGGGGAAATGGGAGAAGCAGGGGAGGCGTGTGGAGGTGTGTTTGGGTAGTTGGGAGTCGTGgcgggggggaggggggggtCTGGGTACGGGGAGAGTGAGGGTGGTCAGGTGTTTGATCCATGCTGGGTTGAGTGGGTGTGAGGAAGGCGCCAATGAGGGTAGGGCTGAGTTGGGCATTGGTTTGATCCCGTGTGGCTGAGGGCAATGGTTGAGCGAATGGGAACACGAATTCATCGAAGGTAACGTGACGAGATATAATTATTTTACCTGTGGATAACTCAAGACCCTTGTAACCACGGAATTCTTGGGGATAGCCTAGGAAAACACATTTGGTGGACCGAGTAGCTAATTTGTGAGGTGCTTTGGCGGATAGATTAGGATAACAGACACAGCCGAAAACACGAAGGTGAGAGTAGGAGGGATTTTTGTTGAAGAGGGCGGAAGTTGGTGTGCGGAAGTTGAGGATTTTGGTGGGCAAAATGTTGTGGAGGTGGACTGCGGTGTGCAAGGCGTCGACCCAATAGGTAAGTGGGACGGACGCGTGGTGTAGTAAGGCGAGTAAAATTTCGTTTATGCGTCGAATCATGTGTTCGGCCTTACCATTATGGGACGATGTTTGAGGACACGAGAATCGAAACACAAGACCGTGATGGTCAGCAAAGTTTTTAAATTCATTGTTATCGAATTCATGGCCTAAGTCACATTGAAAGCTTTTGATAGGGCGATTAAATTGTGTAGTGACGTATTTTTTGAATTTGAAGAATTTGGAAAATGTTTCGGACTTGAATTTTAAAGGGTAGACCCAAACAAATTGTGTGAAGTTGTCAATCAATATTAAATAATATTTGTAACCAGCTGTACTTTTGACCGATGAGGTCCACAAATCGCTATGAATAATATCAAAAGGTGCAAGAGTAGTAGATAAGGAATCGGAAAAAGGCAATCCTTTGTGTTTGCTTATTTGACATGAATGGCATAAAGTAGAATTCGACTTGCTATTACAATCAATACGAGAATTCGACTTTAATAAATTAAAAATGGAAGCACCCGGGTGTCCTAAACGGGAGTGCCAAACATGAGACGAGAAAGCTAGAAGAGTGGGACTGGACTCGGTGGATTTGGACGAGGCTGACACGGCTGACACGGAGTAGAGGTCGCCATTACTGTTGCTCCTCAGAATCAGATTCCCATTCGCTAAatccttcacagaaaaaccaCGTGGGTCAAACTCAACTGAAACATTATTGTCATTGGTAAACTGTCTTACGGAGATGAGATTTTTAATAATTTTCGGTGTATATAAGACATTGTGAAGGTGAAGGGTTCGGTTTGGTGTGGCGAATTGTGTGTGGCCTGAACCGTGTACTGGAATACTAGCACCATTCCCGACATAAATAGATTTAATCGTACTAGAATTGAGAGGGGAATGAAACATACCTGCGTCCGCGCTAAGGTGAGACGATGCTCCCGTGTCCATGTAGAACGGACCATGACCATAGGGCTATAAATTAAATGCATTAAACGCTTGCCCGAGATCGGTTAATTGAGCATCCTCAGTTGCAGCTACATGAGCTTGTCCATAGCCTGCTTGTTGTGACCGATTGTTACTGTTGCTGGTGCGAGACGAAGACCTGGGGGCAGACGTCTGTGGAGCAGGCCACGGCTGCCATGGTGATGTCCACCCTGGGTAGGTAGGGTAAGGACACAGCGGAGGGGTCCACTGAGATGGCCACCCCGGCATGGGTCCCCACATAGACGGAGGAGCAGTCGGAgtgggttgttgttgttgttttgactgaCGATTACCCCCACCCTTCTGCCCGCGTTTTCCACCGTGAGGACGGTTGCTTCGAGGCTGGCTGGACTTGGGTGCATCATCCCAGGTCCGAGAGTCGGGGGGGTATTAGGGGTCACTAGGGCCGCAGGTTCTTCACGGCTATCGTGACGGTGGTTCTCAAGCTCGATCATACTACGGGCCGTTTCAAAATTGGGAAGGGTTTGGTTAATATAAGCCGCAACCGTGTCATACTCTTTGGATAAGCCACGAACCAATTATAATACCAAACGCTGATCAGAGACAGCAGCGCCGACATCCGACAATGCTACTGATAACTCTTTCAAACGTTGACAGTATGCATCAAAATTAGGAAACTTATCGAGTTTGAGATTGATAAACTCATGCTCGAGACTTGCGGCACGGGCTCCTTTGTTGTTGAGAAAAATATTCGCAACCCGATTCCAGGCTTCACGAGCGGTGGAGTCGCGTGAGAGAACACGGGGAAGGAGGTCGTCTGACATTGTGCCATATATCCATTGTAAAACAATGGCATCGACCTCGGACCACGCCTCATACAACGGGTCCGTCTTTGACGGAGCGGCGGTGCCGTCGATATGATGCAGAACCTTATATCTGCGAGCATGTAGCGTAAAAAGATCGATCCACAAAGAGTAGGAGACCTTAAGACCATCGAGAACACGGACCTTGTTTTGAATATTGGTCACCTTGTATACCGGATGGAGGGACAATTTGGGGGGTTCAGATTTGCCGTCAGTGGCCATGATAGCGTGAGGCTAGGCGTGACGACGGAGGCTAAGGATTGTGTAGTTGCCGTGAGCAAGAACCACAATTAGGTTACCGCTCTGATACCATGTAAATTATGTAATTCCCTGAAATCGGGATTCCTTTCATTATGCAATATATATAGGATACAAGGTGCTAGTCTATTGCCTAAATACAAGGAGATAATCTCTCTAACTATGTAAATAATGTACCTATAAGATATATACAATAACTAAAAGATATACATAAATATTTACTAATAGTAAGAAGTCCATTAGAGGATAGTAAGAAGTCCATAAGAGGATTTCAAATATTTGAGATAATATCTTTACGTTTATTTATATTCGTATTCATTAATATAGTGTATTTTTTACCCGGGGCTGAAACTAGTCATTTACAACTAAACCTGATAAAATTGACCTGGACCGGACCTGAGTTTAATTTGACCCCATAAAATCAAACCCGAATATTTATTATTGCGCACTGATTATTATCCATAAATAATTTTGACCGTACTTGACTCAAAATGATGAACGCAATCCTATTAACCCGTTTATCAGGTAATTATTTCAACGGATAACTATTTGGCGAAACAATTGtttattcatattcatgcaacCCAATTCATTACAAGGTAAGTGGGCACATGCCAAAGGCCGAGCTTAGGACCACCAAACGGAGTACAGGCAATGTTGGTTGTAATGCAGCCTTAAGCAATATTCAATGTCGAGTGCCTATACTGTGGTCAAGGCTCAGAATCAGGCATGTGAGTTGTGATTCAAATGATGCTTTCTTATTCATGCATGCTCCTCGTTACTTCAAATTTAGAGTATGTTATTTCTTACATAATTTCGAATCTTTTATTCGACTCTTCGTTACTCGATAAACCT
The Silene latifolia isolate original U9 population chromosome 11, ASM4854445v1, whole genome shotgun sequence genome window above contains:
- the LOC141614175 gene encoding uncharacterized protein LOC141614175, with the protein product MATDGKSEPPKLSLHPVYKVTNIQNKVRVLDGLKVSYSLWIDLFTLHARRYKVLHHIDGTAAPSKTDPLYEAWSEVDAIVLQWIYGTMSDDLLPRVLSRDSTAREAWNRVANIFLNNKGARAASLEHEFINLKLDKFPNFDAYCQRLKELSVALSDVGAAVSDQRLPYGHGPFYMDTGASSHLSADAGFSEWESDSEEQQ